In Rhizobium sp. N324, a single genomic region encodes these proteins:
- the pdeM gene encoding ligase-associated DNA damage response endonuclease PdeM: protein MNRLALARDISGLAAIPGIETSVNGIAAVCDPLGALYLPDAGLLVVSDLHLEKGAAFARRGMMLPPYDTLATLTVLAAVISRYDPKLVVSLGDNFHDRIGSKHLPENFRALIVAMARGREWIWVNGNHDPDGVVDLPGASVDEMHYAGLTFRHEPRNGLQSGEIAGHLHPSATVRRRDRSIRRPCFATDGARLLMPAFGVMSGGLDLGHQAMTGLFDKASLVAHLLGRDRIYSVRYGNLRG, encoded by the coding sequence ATGAACCGCCTGGCGCTGGCGCGCGACATATCCGGATTGGCTGCGATCCCCGGCATCGAGACATCGGTGAACGGCATTGCCGCCGTCTGCGATCCACTCGGCGCCCTCTATCTGCCGGATGCCGGCCTGCTCGTCGTCTCCGACCTGCATCTGGAAAAGGGTGCCGCCTTCGCCCGCCGCGGCATGATGCTGCCGCCCTATGATACGCTGGCGACCCTGACCGTGCTGGCCGCCGTCATCTCGCGGTATGATCCGAAGCTCGTCGTCTCGCTCGGCGACAATTTCCACGACCGCATCGGCTCCAAACACCTGCCGGAAAATTTTCGCGCGCTGATCGTCGCCATGGCGCGCGGCCGCGAATGGATCTGGGTCAACGGCAATCACGATCCCGACGGCGTTGTCGATTTGCCGGGCGCCTCCGTCGACGAAATGCATTATGCCGGCCTGACCTTCCGCCACGAGCCGAGGAACGGCCTGCAGAGCGGCGAAATCGCCGGCCATCTGCACCCGTCGGCAACGGTGCGCCGCCGCGACAGATCGATCCGCCGCCCGTGTTTTGCCACCGACGGCGCCCGCCTGCTGATGCCCGCCTTCGGCGTCATGAGCGGCGGCCTGGATCTCGGCCATCAGGCGATGACAGGCCTGTTCGACAAGGCATCGCTGGTGGCGCATCTGTTGGGGCGGGATCGGATTTATTCGGTCAGGTACGGGAATTTGCGGGGGTAG
- a CDS encoding transglycosylase SLT domain-containing protein, which translates to MRTRVILTAVALALLAGCATAPKQTRNICAVFDQRDGLFSSWQSAAERTEKKYGVPVPILMATMYTESGFQPYARPPRTKLFGFIPWTRPSTAYGYSQALDGTWDHYQSQTGNWTARRANFADAIDFIGWYHAQNSAEAGIPLNDAYNLYLAYYSGPTGYKRGDWRSNGQLQQTAQKFARMAGTYQQQLQGCD; encoded by the coding sequence ATGCGTACTCGTGTCATTCTGACCGCTGTGGCTCTCGCGCTGCTTGCCGGCTGCGCGACGGCGCCGAAGCAGACACGGAACATCTGCGCCGTCTTCGACCAGCGCGACGGGCTTTTCTCCAGCTGGCAAAGTGCGGCCGAGCGGACGGAGAAGAAATACGGCGTGCCGGTGCCGATCCTGATGGCGACGATGTATACCGAATCCGGCTTCCAGCCCTATGCGCGGCCGCCGCGCACCAAGCTGTTCGGCTTCATTCCCTGGACACGGCCTTCGACCGCCTATGGCTATTCGCAGGCGCTCGACGGGACATGGGACCATTATCAGTCGCAGACGGGGAACTGGACGGCACGGCGGGCGAACTTCGCCGACGCGATCGATTTCATCGGCTGGTACCACGCCCAGAACAGCGCCGAGGCCGGCATTCCTTTGAATGATGCCTACAATCTCTATCTCGCCTATTATTCCGGCCCGACCGGATATAAGCGCGGCGACTGGCGCTCGAACGGGCAATTGCAGCAGACCGCGCAGAAGTTCGCGCGGATGGCTGGGACATATCAGCAGCAGTTGCAGGGGTGTGATTGA
- a CDS encoding TIGR02186 family protein → MRLLAAVISFFCLLPAVAAAQWLPGQSTEAVREGLEIGTSTSEIAITSDFHGADLTIFGALSNTDQLLLAIGQYDVVVVLEGPRQDATVRKKERVFGIWVNTRSMTFESVPHSYSMSSSRMIDDLTTPLELTDQGIGIDHIPLTPVGFVGDGSNLGEFREAFRRLQQGGGFYDRNPSGVRFVSSNLFKASLRLPANIPNGVHTVRAYLFKSGNLVTEESLPLRVIKTGIEQMITDAAHGRPILYGCASVLLALITGWGASLIFRKD, encoded by the coding sequence ATGCGCCTGCTTGCCGCCGTTATCAGCTTTTTTTGCCTGCTGCCGGCGGTTGCAGCAGCACAATGGCTGCCGGGGCAGTCGACAGAGGCGGTGCGCGAAGGACTGGAGATCGGCACCTCGACCAGCGAAATCGCCATCACCTCGGATTTCCACGGCGCCGATCTGACGATCTTCGGGGCGCTGTCGAATACCGACCAGCTGCTGCTCGCCATCGGCCAGTATGACGTGGTCGTGGTGCTGGAGGGCCCGCGCCAGGATGCGACGGTGCGCAAGAAGGAGCGCGTTTTCGGCATCTGGGTGAATACGCGCTCGATGACCTTCGAATCGGTGCCGCACTCCTATTCAATGTCGAGTTCGCGGATGATCGACGATCTGACGACGCCGCTCGAACTGACCGATCAGGGGATCGGCATCGATCACATTCCGCTGACGCCTGTCGGCTTCGTCGGCGACGGCAGCAATCTCGGCGAATTCCGCGAAGCCTTCCGGCGGCTGCAGCAAGGCGGCGGCTTCTACGACCGCAATCCGAGCGGCGTGCGCTTCGTTTCCTCCAACCTCTTCAAGGCGAGCCTGCGCCTGCCGGCAAATATTCCGAACGGCGTCCATACCGTGCGCGCCTATCTGTTCAAGAGCGGCAATCTGGTGACCGAGGAATCGCTGCCGCTGCGCGTCATCAAAACCGGCATCGAGCAGATGATCACCGACGCCGCCCATGGTCGGCCGATCCTCTACGGCTGCGCGTCCGTGCTGCTCGCCCTCATCACCGGCTGGGGCGCCAGCCTGATCTTCCGCAAGGATTGA
- a CDS encoding sulfite exporter TauE/SafE family protein — protein MTIYLPIAELSVNIFIILGMGAAVGFLSGMFGVGGGFLITPLLIFYNIPPVVAVATGANQVVASSISGAITHFRRGTLDVKLGTVLLIGGLTGATVGIWIFSLLRAIGQLDLIISLMYVIFLGTVGGLMLLESINAMRRAARNEPPAPRKPGHQHWVHRLPLKVRFKKSKIFLSVIPIVALGFAIGILTSIMGVGGGFIMVPAMIYLLRIPTNVVVGTSLFQIIFVTAYTTIVQAATNFSVDIVLAFILMVAGVIGAQYGVRVGQKLRGEQLRALLGLLVLAVGLRLAIALVVTPADVYSVVMGAGN, from the coding sequence GTGACAATCTATCTGCCCATCGCAGAATTGTCGGTGAACATCTTCATCATTCTCGGCATGGGAGCGGCCGTCGGATTCCTGTCTGGAATGTTCGGCGTCGGCGGCGGCTTTCTGATCACGCCGCTGCTGATCTTCTACAATATCCCCCCGGTCGTTGCCGTCGCCACCGGCGCCAACCAGGTCGTGGCGTCGTCGATCTCGGGCGCGATCACCCATTTCCGGCGCGGCACGCTCGACGTCAAGCTCGGCACGGTGCTTTTGATCGGCGGCCTGACCGGCGCCACGGTCGGCATCTGGATCTTCTCGCTGCTGCGCGCCATCGGCCAGCTCGATCTGATCATCTCGCTGATGTATGTCATCTTCCTCGGCACGGTCGGCGGGCTGATGCTGCTCGAAAGCATCAATGCCATGCGGCGGGCGGCGCGCAACGAACCGCCCGCACCGCGCAAACCCGGCCACCAGCACTGGGTGCACAGGCTGCCGCTGAAGGTGCGCTTCAAGAAATCGAAGATCTTTCTCAGCGTCATTCCGATCGTCGCGCTCGGCTTTGCGATCGGCATCCTCACCTCGATCATGGGTGTCGGCGGCGGCTTCATCATGGTGCCGGCGATGATCTACCTCCTGCGCATCCCGACCAATGTCGTCGTCGGCACGTCGCTGTTCCAGATCATCTTCGTCACCGCCTATACGACGATCGTGCAGGCGGCGACGAACTTTTCCGTCGATATCGTGCTCGCCTTCATCCTGATGGTGGCGGGCGTCATCGGCGCGCAATACGGCGTGCGCGTCGGCCAGAAGCTGCGCGGCGAACAGCTGCGCGCACTGCTCGGCCTGCTGGTGCTCGCCGTCGGCCTGCGTCTGGCGATCGCCCTGGTGGTGACGCCGGCCGACGTCTATTCGGTGGTGATGGGAGCCGGCAACTGA
- a CDS encoding peptidoglycan-binding protein — translation MNGSRSNPSRQSDRTSLDALNRTIEGLEARIEGLMGSGREQRPRTAPAERDPYATANAPRPARAPLEQRPDPLAEIRQRQRALEAGRERPYTREPAPQLRDPAPRPAPQPAASFRAGDDTMTEIAQALVNLRQDLKRDISEGVTREMNALRAELREIKTNAGDGRFADDMRADMGRLAQSITQLTGRAAGPEAAGLREDFEELRSLMDGLAREDSLRHMENRWDGFESRLAALDTEGLQEELVSLAYRLDDIKRHIGGMGESPAVRALEDKLIAIATAMEQFGNMIQPHDRVMSEQFAAMDMRLDEISRAIAASGRAAAANDPALMQRLEGRLSALADQIDLMNHDAANRVNPADELAMRLEALTSRVEELTKAEATSRLDERLEHLSYLLEHTQKAAPQPDLTGPLSDISRKIDALENGAVNDVLAQRLDHLARRIDEMAYQQPAPAAAVDDGAFRRLEGRLSDIAARLEESTAAAPTDPRALKNLEDQIANLSALMSEPRESAAIPADLDRRMGAIEDYMATSDEYIIEAARQAAEAVVEAYSRNGAAQGGVPAADMSALTALAEDLRHLEDISRDSEERTHKTFKALHETLVHIADRLDGMEERSGRITAQMPVADVDFDVDPYALMVAEAEMNSAPAAAMTAKASPVIRTAEIAAEPAAPTQATAMSGTSAIAIEAATRTPEAAAPTQASAQALSQAPAKAGLLASLGKRLRPGKKAENRAAERPMIDPAPSIDPTDVVPSDASNELLEPGSGAPDVKKILERVRASQSAARGKPAAETDRADYIAAARRAAQAAAMEVDANPKQSGKAEKKAADKAGKISDKTDKTGKTSAFSRYRRPILLAVGAVLLAIMAFPLARTLTSGERAPQPPAEVSALTGATENPQPALPEATPAQPDGNAAETAAPAAEATPPAAEQAPPEATPPAAGEHLTDATPLDGEGAATFAPGAPSAAAQETSGFVANTPTASAPQAAIAIPDTIQPKSLADAAQGGDALALFEIGARYSDGRNGITGDQKQAAGWYQLSADKGFAPAQYRLGSMYEKGNGVERDIAKAKGFYEQAANQGNASAMHNLAVLYASGALGQQDYATAASWFTKAANLGITDSQFNLAILCARGNGVPADLEESYKWFAIAAKAGDKDASQKRDEVANAMKPDQLERARAKADLWKPEPLDHRSNTIDIPDEWAGTGLKTASVDMKKAIRNIQAILNNNGFDAGAPDGEMGAKTVSAIKTFQKSIGQEPDGKVTDATVKALLERNKQGAKAI, via the coding sequence ATGAACGGATCGCGATCAAATCCTTCCCGGCAGTCCGACAGGACTTCGCTCGATGCGCTGAACCGCACGATCGAAGGGCTGGAGGCGCGCATCGAGGGGCTGATGGGCAGCGGGCGCGAACAGCGGCCGCGCACGGCGCCGGCCGAGCGCGATCCCTACGCGACCGCCAATGCTCCGCGCCCGGCAAGGGCGCCGCTCGAACAGCGGCCGGATCCGCTCGCCGAAATCCGCCAGCGCCAGCGCGCCCTCGAAGCCGGCCGTGAGCGGCCCTACACACGCGAGCCGGCCCCGCAATTGCGCGACCCTGCGCCGCGCCCCGCACCGCAGCCGGCAGCGAGCTTCCGCGCCGGCGACGACACGATGACGGAGATCGCCCAGGCGCTCGTCAACCTGCGCCAGGACCTGAAGCGCGACATTTCCGAAGGCGTCACCCGCGAGATGAACGCGCTGCGCGCCGAGCTGCGCGAGATCAAGACCAATGCCGGAGACGGCCGTTTCGCCGACGATATGCGCGCCGACATGGGCCGCCTTGCCCAGAGCATCACCCAGCTGACCGGCCGCGCCGCCGGACCTGAAGCTGCAGGCCTGCGCGAGGATTTCGAGGAGCTGCGCTCGCTGATGGACGGGCTGGCGCGCGAGGATTCGCTGCGCCATATGGAAAACCGCTGGGACGGCTTCGAAAGCCGGCTTGCCGCACTCGATACCGAGGGGCTGCAGGAAGAGCTGGTTTCGCTCGCCTACCGGCTCGACGACATCAAGCGCCATATCGGCGGCATGGGCGAAAGCCCGGCGGTCAGGGCGCTTGAGGACAAGCTCATCGCCATCGCCACGGCGATGGAGCAGTTCGGCAACATGATCCAGCCGCACGACAGGGTGATGTCTGAACAGTTCGCCGCCATGGACATGCGGCTCGACGAGATCAGCCGGGCGATCGCGGCCAGCGGACGCGCGGCCGCCGCCAATGATCCGGCGCTGATGCAGCGGCTGGAAGGCCGGCTTTCGGCGCTGGCCGATCAGATCGATCTGATGAACCATGATGCCGCCAACCGCGTGAACCCGGCCGACGAGCTGGCGATGCGGCTGGAGGCGCTGACATCCCGCGTCGAGGAGCTGACTAAGGCGGAAGCGACGTCGCGGCTCGACGAACGGCTGGAACATCTGTCCTATCTGCTGGAACACACACAGAAGGCCGCGCCGCAGCCGGACCTCACCGGACCGCTTTCCGACATTTCCCGCAAGATCGACGCGCTCGAGAACGGCGCCGTCAACGACGTGCTGGCGCAGCGGCTCGATCATCTCGCCCGGCGCATCGACGAGATGGCCTATCAGCAGCCCGCACCCGCCGCTGCGGTCGACGACGGCGCCTTCCGGCGTCTGGAAGGACGGCTGAGCGACATCGCCGCCCGGCTGGAAGAGAGCACGGCGGCGGCGCCGACCGATCCGCGCGCCCTGAAGAACCTCGAAGACCAGATCGCCAATCTTTCGGCGCTGATGAGCGAGCCGCGCGAAAGCGCTGCGATCCCCGCCGATCTCGACCGGCGCATGGGCGCGATCGAAGATTATATGGCGACCAGCGACGAATATATCATCGAAGCGGCGCGCCAGGCGGCCGAGGCCGTCGTCGAGGCCTATTCGCGCAATGGCGCCGCCCAGGGCGGCGTGCCCGCCGCCGACATGTCGGCGCTGACGGCGCTGGCCGAAGATCTGCGTCACCTCGAGGATATCAGCCGCGACAGCGAGGAGCGCACCCACAAGACTTTCAAGGCGCTGCACGAGACGCTGGTGCATATCGCCGACCGCCTCGACGGCATGGAAGAGCGCAGCGGGCGGATAACCGCCCAGATGCCGGTGGCCGATGTCGATTTCGATGTCGATCCCTATGCGCTGATGGTGGCCGAGGCCGAGATGAACAGCGCGCCGGCCGCTGCGATGACGGCGAAGGCCTCCCCTGTCATCCGCACCGCCGAGATCGCCGCCGAACCTGCCGCCCCGACGCAAGCCACCGCCATGAGCGGAACGAGCGCAATCGCCATCGAAGCCGCGACCAGGACGCCGGAGGCTGCCGCGCCGACACAGGCATCGGCACAGGCATTGTCACAGGCGCCGGCAAAGGCCGGCCTGCTCGCCAGTCTCGGCAAGCGGCTGCGGCCCGGCAAGAAGGCCGAAAACCGGGCGGCCGAACGCCCGATGATCGACCCCGCGCCGTCGATCGATCCGACCGACGTGGTGCCGTCGGATGCATCCAACGAACTGCTCGAGCCGGGTTCGGGCGCACCCGACGTGAAAAAGATCCTCGAGCGCGTCCGCGCCAGCCAGAGTGCGGCACGCGGCAAACCTGCCGCCGAAACCGATCGCGCCGACTATATCGCCGCCGCCCGCCGTGCGGCGCAGGCGGCCGCGATGGAGGTGGACGCCAATCCGAAGCAGAGCGGGAAGGCCGAGAAGAAGGCTGCCGACAAGGCCGGCAAGATTTCCGACAAGACGGATAAGACGGGCAAGACCAGCGCCTTTTCGCGCTACCGGCGGCCGATCCTGCTGGCGGTCGGCGCCGTGCTGCTCGCGATCATGGCCTTTCCGCTTGCGAGAACGCTGACAAGCGGCGAGCGCGCGCCACAGCCGCCGGCCGAAGTTTCGGCCCTGACCGGGGCGACGGAAAACCCGCAGCCGGCCTTGCCGGAAGCGACGCCGGCCCAGCCGGACGGCAACGCCGCAGAAACAGCCGCTCCCGCAGCGGAGGCGACCCCGCCCGCCGCCGAGCAGGCACCACCCGAGGCAACCCCACCGGCTGCCGGCGAGCATCTGACCGACGCGACGCCGCTCGACGGCGAAGGGGCCGCGACCTTTGCCCCCGGCGCCCCATCGGCTGCCGCGCAGGAGACATCGGGCTTCGTCGCGAATACGCCGACGGCAAGCGCACCGCAGGCAGCCATCGCCATTCCCGACACCATCCAGCCGAAATCGCTTGCCGATGCAGCGCAGGGCGGCGATGCGCTGGCGCTGTTTGAGATCGGCGCGCGGTATTCGGACGGGCGCAACGGCATCACCGGCGATCAGAAACAGGCCGCAGGCTGGTACCAGCTTTCGGCCGACAAGGGTTTTGCACCGGCGCAATACCGGCTCGGCAGCATGTACGAGAAGGGCAACGGCGTCGAACGCGACATCGCCAAGGCCAAGGGCTTTTACGAACAGGCGGCAAACCAGGGCAATGCCAGCGCCATGCACAATCTTGCCGTGCTCTACGCCTCCGGCGCGCTTGGCCAGCAGGACTATGCGACGGCCGCCTCCTGGTTCACCAAGGCCGCCAACCTCGGCATCACCGACAGCCAGTTCAACCTGGCGATCCTCTGCGCAAGGGGCAACGGCGTTCCGGCCGATCTCGAAGAATCCTACAAATGGTTTGCGATCGCCGCCAAGGCCGGCGACAAGGATGCGAGCCAGAAGCGCGACGAAGTGGCCAACGCCATGAAGCCCGACCAGTTGGAGCGCGCCCGCGCCAAGGCCGATCTCTGGAAGCCGGAGCCGCTCGACCACCGCAGCAATACCATCGACATTCCCGACGAATGGGCGGGAACGGGCCTGAAGACGGCAAGCGTCGACATGAAAAAAGCGATCCGCAACATCCAGGCGATCCTCAACAATAACGGCTTCGACGCCGGAGCGCCGGATGGCGAAATGGGCGCGAAGACAGTGTCCGCGATCAAAACCTTCCAGAAATCGATCGGCCAGGAGCCGGACGGCAAGGTGACCGATGCGACCGTCAAGGCGCTGCTCGAACGCAACAAGCAGGGAGCCAAGGCGATCTGA